A genome region from Scleropages formosus chromosome 6, fSclFor1.1, whole genome shotgun sequence includes the following:
- the LOC108935546 gene encoding reticulon-4 receptor-like, whose translation MKTAVLEGCRLLLLALWLPSASGTEGCPAMCVCYSEPRLSVACQQQGLLSIPTDIPGQSQRIFLQNNRLTAVRSTSFSSCRNLTVLWLYSNNISHIEAGAFYGLGRLEELDIGDNGNLRNISPTAFRGLSRLHTLHLHRCGLSELPVGVFRGLFSLQYLYLHDNNLLTLHDETFLDLANLSYLFLHNNKIKTVSDRMLRGLVNLDRLLFHQNHVNFVHPRAFHDLGKLTTLFLFHNNLTVLTGETMEPMVSLQYLRLNGNQWICDCRARTLWEWFKRFKGSSSELECHVPAALAGKDLKRLRSSDLEGCVDNAHQTRTSIVGTKMRSGKYPTIETPLWGGTPRCCLPDSDKSSIISSKSLPDPSSYNSRQITNSSPKEKENIAKTKFSEADQMENGTRNKQNLNDGPGPGNSNLNQSLGKVKPDLTDGMESSTDPSRKKKKCSKKVRSDAQCLKSNGSPTRALDILVLSVLWLSLTICWTW comes from the coding sequence GATGCAGGCTCCTGCTCCTTGCGTTGTGGCTGCCATCTGCGTCAGGAACAGAGGGCTGCCCAGCGATGTGTGTCTGCTACAGTGAGCCGCGACTTTCTGTGGCTTGTCAGCAGCAGGGACTCCTCTCCATTCCTACTGATATCCCTGGGCAGAGCCAGAGGATCTTTCTGCAGAACAACCGGCTGACAGCAGTGCGCTCCACTAGCTTTAGCTCCTGCCGCAACCTCACGGTCCTCTGGCTCTACTCCAACAACATCAGTCACATAGAGGCAGGTGCCTTCTACGGCCTGGGCCGACTGGAGGAGCTTGACATTGGTGACAATGGCAACCTGCGCAATATTAGCCCGACGGCTTTCCGTGGCCTGTCCAGGCTGCACACCTTACACCTACACAGGTGCGGCCTCTCCGAGTTACCCGTCGGGGTGTTTCGGGGCCTCTTCTCCCTGCAGTACCTCTACTTACACGATAACAACCTTCTTACCCTGCACGACGAAACTTTCCTCGATCTGGCCAATCTCTCTTACCTGTTCCTTCACAATAACAAGATCAAGACTGTGTCTGACCGTATGCTGCGAGGCTTGGTCAACCTGGACCGCTTACTCTTTCACCAGAATCATGTGAATTTTGTCCATCCCAGAGCGTTCCATGACCTGGGAAAGTTAACCACTTTGTTCCTTTTCCACAATAACCTGACAGTACTGACTGGGGAGACCATGGAGCCTATGGTGTCTCTTCAGTATCTGCGTTTAAATGGAAACCAGTGGATATGTGACTGCAGGGCTAGAACACTTTGGGAGTGGTTCAAGCGCTTCAAGGGATCCAGCTCCGAGCTGGAGTGTCATGTTCCTGCAGCTCTTGCCGGAAAAGACTTAAAGAGACTGAGGAGCAGTGATTTGGAAGGGTGCGTTGATAATGCACATCAGACTCGAACCAGTATCGTAGGCACCAAAATGCGGTCTGGAAAGTACCCCACCATAGAGACCCCTCTCTGGGGAGGGACTCCTAGGTGTTGTCTCCCAGACAGTGATAAGTCATCCATCATCTCCAGCAAGAGCTTGCCCGATCCTTCATCCTACAACAGTCGCCAGATCACCAACAGCTCCCcaaaggagaaggagaacatTGCCAAGACCAAGTTCTCAGAAGCAGACCAGATGGAGAATGGCACCCGTaacaagcagaacttgaacgaTGGGCCTGGCCCAGGAAACTCCAACCTGAATCAGTCCCTGGGAAAAGTCAAGCCGGATCTTACTGATGGCATGGAGTCATCCACAGACCCGtcaaggaagaagaaaaagtgctCCAAGAAAGTGCGGTCAGATGCTCAGTGCCTCAAAAGCAATGGTTCCCCCACTCGAGCATTGGACATCCTTGTTTTATCTGTACTGTGGCTGTCCTTAACCATCTGCTGGACTTGGTAA